Proteins encoded by one window of Sediminicoccus rosea:
- a CDS encoding GNAT family N-acetyltransferase: MSQVLGQRRSITTARLSLLPPGLEHLPDLIRLKADEAVFGYMLHGTRTPERTREELEDDIDFWQVRGYGTWSVFLRETGEFLGIAGLMERPDGRGVAVRFALWPECRGKGYAREAARAALEFGHAVGLKRIIGVARETNLASRAVLADCGMRECGEFQHRGHRMVVFESLAPA; the protein is encoded by the coding sequence GTGTCCCAGGTCCTGGGCCAGCGGCGCAGCATCACCACCGCCCGCCTCTCGCTGCTGCCGCCCGGTCTCGAGCACCTGCCGGACCTGATCCGGCTGAAGGCGGATGAGGCGGTGTTCGGCTACATGCTGCACGGCACCCGCACGCCCGAGCGCACGCGCGAGGAACTCGAGGACGACATCGATTTCTGGCAGGTGCGCGGCTACGGCACCTGGAGTGTGTTTCTCCGCGAGACGGGCGAATTCCTCGGCATTGCGGGGCTCATGGAGCGGCCGGATGGGCGGGGTGTCGCGGTGCGCTTCGCGCTCTGGCCTGAATGTCGCGGCAAGGGCTACGCGCGCGAGGCGGCGCGGGCCGCGCTGGAATTCGGCCATGCGGTGGGGCTGAAGCGCATCATCGGCGTGGCGCGGGAAACCAACCTTGCCTCACGCGCCGTGCTGGCGGATTGCGGCATGCGTGAATGCGGCGAGTTCCAGCATCGCGGCCATCGCATGGTGGTGTTCGAAAGCCTGGCGCCGGCCTAG
- a CDS encoding DNA/RNA helicase domain-containing protein has product MRPWLDLTVPDLLRSAPEGIAAALAAAQMARRLSGEPAQLRAWTTQVALLQAALAGPRWAEARIAFEYDMLRLEKRIDAVLVTPRAIFVLEFKVGATAFTPVDRAQAEDYAQDLWDFHANSRAHPILPVLVATEARRLPPLQFGLPTPGVAPVADCNGAALGERLAALQDALPAPVAPLDPAAWITAPYKPVPTIVEAAARLFARNSVADIAAARADTDNLTRTTEAILRALEAARAAEERVVVFVTGVPGAGKTLCGLNIVFGEHRRLGTAFLTGNAPLVAVLREALACDRAGIDLALGPSHDPLRRQRAGKLRQARHETAQALQNVHRFLADNAHAAAPPAERVIIFDEAQRAWDAAQAGRDTQRRKSVLTMSEPAHALAIMGRHAGFAAIVALIGHGQEINTGEAGLAEWGRVIAATPGWRAVAAPRALTAREAAQRLNAGPAPWLTLDDALDLTVPIRSVRSEAGAAWVDAMLRGDAAGARAIAEEAGGVPYFLTRSLGAARAALRGWTPGLRRAGFVRSSGARRLRAEGFDAQLIGTEEPVAWFLERWPDIRASDALEVAATEYACQGLELDAVGLAWGGDMMRAGAAWRCRRFAGRGWQQVNGAAEQEFIRNTYRVLLTRARYETVIWVPPGSAADDPFHDATRPAAEMDAIAAFLQACGARPLPAPVPPPRAEAATLL; this is encoded by the coding sequence ATGCGCCCATGGCTCGACCTGACCGTCCCTGACCTGCTCCGCAGTGCGCCGGAGGGCATCGCGGCCGCACTCGCCGCGGCGCAGATGGCGCGGCGGCTGAGCGGGGAGCCGGCGCAACTCCGCGCCTGGACCACGCAGGTCGCGCTGCTCCAGGCGGCGCTGGCCGGGCCGCGCTGGGCGGAGGCGCGGATCGCCTTCGAATACGACATGCTGCGGCTGGAGAAACGGATCGACGCCGTGCTGGTCACGCCGCGCGCGATCTTCGTGCTGGAGTTCAAGGTGGGCGCCACCGCCTTCACCCCGGTGGATCGCGCCCAGGCCGAGGATTACGCACAGGACCTCTGGGATTTCCACGCGAACAGCCGCGCCCATCCGATCCTGCCGGTGCTGGTCGCCACCGAGGCGCGGCGCCTCCCGCCCCTGCAATTCGGCCTGCCCACGCCGGGCGTCGCACCCGTCGCGGATTGCAACGGCGCCGCGCTGGGCGAGCGCCTGGCCGCGCTGCAGGACGCCCTGCCCGCGCCAGTCGCACCGCTCGACCCGGCGGCCTGGATCACCGCGCCCTACAAGCCCGTGCCCACCATCGTCGAGGCGGCGGCGCGGCTCTTTGCCCGCAACAGCGTGGCCGACATCGCCGCCGCACGTGCCGACACGGACAACCTGACGCGCACCACCGAGGCCATCCTGCGCGCATTGGAAGCGGCGCGCGCGGCGGAGGAGCGCGTGGTGGTCTTCGTCACCGGCGTCCCCGGCGCGGGCAAGACGCTGTGCGGGCTGAACATCGTCTTTGGCGAGCATCGGCGCCTCGGCACCGCCTTCCTCACCGGCAATGCACCGCTGGTGGCGGTCCTGCGCGAGGCGCTGGCCTGCGACCGCGCGGGAATCGACCTCGCCCTCGGCCCGAGCCACGACCCGCTGCGGCGGCAGCGCGCCGGAAAGCTGCGCCAGGCGCGGCATGAGACGGCGCAGGCCTTGCAGAACGTGCACCGCTTCCTGGCCGACAACGCCCATGCCGCCGCGCCGCCGGCCGAGCGCGTGATCATCTTCGACGAGGCGCAGCGCGCCTGGGACGCAGCCCAGGCCGGGCGCGACACGCAGCGCCGCAAGAGCGTGCTGACCATGAGCGAGCCCGCGCATGCCCTCGCCATCATGGGGCGGCATGCGGGCTTCGCCGCCATCGTGGCGCTGATCGGCCATGGGCAGGAGATCAACACGGGCGAGGCCGGGCTCGCTGAATGGGGCCGCGTCATCGCCGCCACGCCGGGCTGGCGCGCCGTCGCGGCCCCCCGAGCGCTGACCGCGCGCGAAGCCGCGCAGCGGCTGAACGCGGGTCCTGCGCCCTGGCTCACCCTGGATGATGCGCTCGACCTCACCGTGCCCATCCGCAGCGTCCGGAGCGAAGCAGGCGCCGCCTGGGTGGATGCGATGCTGCGCGGCGATGCCGCCGGCGCCCGCGCCATCGCGGAGGAGGCTGGCGGCGTGCCCTATTTCCTCACCCGCTCGCTCGGCGCCGCCCGCGCCGCGCTGCGGGGCTGGACGCCGGGGCTGCGCCGCGCGGGCTTCGTGCGGTCCTCCGGCGCGCGGCGGCTGCGCGCTGAGGGCTTCGACGCGCAGCTGATCGGGACGGAGGAGCCGGTCGCCTGGTTCCTGGAACGCTGGCCTGACATCCGGGCCTCCGACGCGCTGGAGGTCGCGGCCACCGAATATGCCTGCCAGGGGCTTGAGCTGGACGCGGTGGGCTTGGCCTGGGGCGGCGACATGATGCGCGCCGGAGCCGCCTGGCGCTGCCGCCGCTTCGCCGGGCGCGGCTGGCAGCAGGTGAACGGCGCGGCGGAGCAGGAGTTCATCCGCAACACCTATCGCGTCCTCCTCACCCGCGCCCGGTATGAGACGGTGATCTGGGTGCCGCCCGGCAGCGCGGCCGATGACCCCTTCCATGACGCGACACGTCCCGCCGCCGAGATGGACGCGATCGCCGCCTTCCTCCAGGCCTGCGGCGCGCGCCCCCTGCCCGCGCCCGTTCCACCGCCGCGCGCCGAAGCCGCCACCCTGCTCTGA
- a CDS encoding DMT family transporter, with protein MILAYGQLALAMILVGANVGVAKLLADALPIAMIACLRCALAVVVLWPLARMIEGRVSVPAAVKRNLFLQAVFGTALYNAGLLAGLRFTSALEGGLVLATLPAVVALGSFLWLRERLSARQWLAAGLAGFGMAAITLARLGGGGGGSALGNLLVFLGVCGEAIYVLLARRVAGAVPVITASLWMQAFSALFLLPFAAPGYAAIAALADPYLLGLLLFHSITASVLCLLLWYAGMKRVPAATAGVFTAFLPASAAVTAVLFLGEDFGLIHLAGFVLMMTSLLLATWPGRGKAASMPGHAPMARPDRP; from the coding sequence ATGATCCTCGCCTACGGGCAATTGGCGCTGGCGATGATCCTGGTCGGCGCCAATGTCGGCGTGGCGAAGCTGCTCGCCGATGCGCTGCCTATCGCGATGATCGCCTGCCTGCGCTGCGCGCTCGCCGTCGTGGTGCTCTGGCCATTGGCGCGGATGATCGAGGGGCGCGTCTCGGTGCCCGCGGCCGTGAAGCGCAACCTTTTCCTCCAGGCGGTGTTCGGCACGGCGCTCTACAATGCGGGGCTGCTGGCGGGCCTGCGCTTCACCTCGGCGCTGGAGGGTGGGCTGGTGCTGGCGACGCTGCCGGCGGTGGTCGCGCTGGGCAGCTTCCTCTGGCTGCGCGAGCGGCTTTCGGCGCGGCAATGGCTGGCGGCGGGCCTCGCCGGCTTCGGCATGGCGGCGATCACACTGGCGCGTCTGGGCGGTGGCGGGGGTGGCTCGGCCCTCGGCAACCTGCTGGTCTTCCTCGGTGTCTGCGGTGAGGCGATCTATGTGCTGCTGGCCCGCCGCGTGGCGGGTGCCGTGCCGGTGATCACCGCCTCGCTCTGGATGCAGGCCTTCTCCGCACTGTTCCTGCTGCCCTTCGCCGCCCCTGGCTACGCCGCCATTGCCGCGCTGGCGGACCCGTATCTGCTCGGCCTGCTGCTGTTCCATTCAATCACGGCAAGCGTGCTCTGCCTGCTGCTCTGGTATGCCGGCATGAAGCGCGTCCCGGCGGCGACGGCCGGCGTCTTCACCGCCTTCCTGCCGGCGAGCGCGGCGGTGACGGCCGTGCTGTTCCTGGGCGAGGACTTCGGGCTGATCCACCTCGCCGGCTTCGTGCTGATGATGACGAGCCTGCTGCTGGCGACCTGGCCGGGGCGGGGGAAAGCTGCCAGCATGCCCGGGCATGCGCCCATGGCTCGACCTGACCGTCCCTGA
- a CDS encoding GNAT family N-acetyltransferase, giving the protein MDSPELRLSLHPAIAEIPAAEWDACAGDNPFVSHAFLSAVEESGSASAKTGWLPQHLALRDAGGALVACAPAYAKSHSYGEYVFDHGWAQAYEQAGGRYYPKLQVAVPFSPVPGPRLLRRPGVPVAALAQGLAQAMGALKFSSTHITFCTREEWEALGEAGWLQRIGVQFHWQNQGFSDFDDFLGALSSRKRKTLKRERRAVAESGLTLKTLRGAEITPAHWAAFNRFYRNTVDARWGSAYLTKAFWPLLGEKLGDRVVLMWAERDGKPVAGALNLLGGEALYGRNWGCDEEVPFLHFELCYLRAIDFAIAHGIGRVEAGAQGEHKIQRGYLPAMTYSAHLIAHRGLSDAVARFLEHERPAIEERMAELATLSPYRREGEA; this is encoded by the coding sequence ATGGATTCTCCTGAACTCCGCCTCTCCCTGCACCCGGCCATCGCCGAAATTCCGGCGGCGGAGTGGGATGCCTGCGCGGGTGACAACCCCTTCGTCAGCCATGCCTTCCTGAGCGCGGTGGAGGAAAGCGGCAGCGCCTCGGCCAAGACCGGCTGGCTGCCGCAGCATCTGGCGCTGCGCGATGCGGGGGGCGCGCTGGTGGCCTGCGCGCCGGCCTATGCGAAATCGCACTCCTATGGCGAATACGTCTTCGACCATGGCTGGGCCCAGGCCTATGAGCAGGCGGGCGGGCGCTACTACCCCAAGCTGCAGGTGGCGGTGCCCTTCAGCCCGGTGCCCGGCCCGCGCCTGCTGCGCCGGCCCGGCGTGCCGGTGGCGGCCCTGGCGCAGGGCCTGGCCCAGGCGATGGGCGCGCTGAAATTCTCCTCGACCCACATCACCTTCTGCACGCGCGAGGAATGGGAGGCGCTGGGTGAGGCTGGCTGGCTGCAGCGCATCGGCGTGCAGTTCCATTGGCAGAATCAGGGCTTTTCCGACTTCGACGATTTCCTCGGCGCACTCTCGAGCCGCAAGCGCAAGACGCTGAAGCGCGAGCGCCGCGCGGTGGCGGAAAGCGGGCTGACGTTGAAAACCCTGCGCGGCGCCGAGATCACGCCCGCGCACTGGGCAGCCTTCAACCGCTTCTATCGCAACACGGTGGATGCGCGCTGGGGCAGCGCCTACCTCACCAAAGCCTTCTGGCCGCTGCTGGGCGAGAAGCTGGGCGATCGCGTGGTGCTGATGTGGGCGGAGCGCGACGGCAAGCCTGTCGCGGGGGCGCTCAACCTGCTGGGCGGCGAGGCGCTCTACGGCCGCAACTGGGGTTGCGACGAGGAAGTGCCCTTCCTGCATTTCGAGCTGTGCTATCTGCGCGCCATTGATTTCGCGATCGCGCACGGCATCGGCCGCGTCGAAGCCGGCGCGCAGGGCGAGCACAAGATCCAGCGCGGCTACCTGCCGGCCATGACCTATTCCGCGCATCTCATCGCGCATCGCGGCCTCTCGGATGCGGTGGCGCGCTTCCTGGAGCATGAACGCCCCGCGATCGAGGAACGCATGGCGGAGCTGGCGACACTCTCGCCCTATCGGCGCGAGGGCGAGGCCTGA
- a CDS encoding RidA family protein — translation MSKIEARLAELGLTLPEAGAPIANYVPFTVSGKLIYVSGQVPRKDGAIHPVGHLGAGVSIEEAKAAAQQCFLSVLAHAKVAAGGDLDRIARVLRITGYVNSTPNFGDQPTVINGASDCAVAVFGEAGRHARSAVGVAALPGGAAVEVEAILELV, via the coding sequence ATGTCGAAGATCGAAGCGCGCCTGGCCGAGCTGGGCCTGACCCTGCCCGAGGCCGGCGCGCCCATCGCCAACTACGTGCCCTTCACCGTCTCGGGGAAGCTCATCTACGTCTCGGGCCAGGTGCCGCGGAAGGATGGGGCGATCCATCCCGTGGGCCATCTCGGCGCCGGCGTTTCCATCGAGGAGGCCAAGGCGGCGGCGCAGCAATGCTTCCTCTCGGTGCTCGCGCACGCGAAGGTGGCGGCGGGTGGGGACCTGGACCGGATCGCGCGGGTGCTGCGGATCACCGGCTATGTGAATTCCACGCCGAACTTCGGCGACCAGCCGACCGTCATCAACGGCGCCTCGGATTGCGCGGTGGCGGTGTTCGGCGAGGCCGGGCGGCATGCGCGCAGCGCCGTCGGCGTGGCCGCGCTGCCGGGCGGGGCCGCGGTCGAGGTCGAGGCGATTCTCGAACTGGTCTAG